In Microtus pennsylvanicus isolate mMicPen1 chromosome 12, mMicPen1.hap1, whole genome shotgun sequence, the following proteins share a genomic window:
- the Myl7 gene encoding myosin regulatory light chain 2, atrial isoform: MFEQAQIQEFKEAFSCIDQNRDGIICKSDLKETYSQLGRVSVPEEELEAMLQEGKGPINFTVFLTLFGEKLNGTDPEEAILGAFRMFDPSGQGVVNKDEFKQLLLTQADKFSPAEVEQLFALTPMDLAGNIDYKSLCYIITHGDEKEE; the protein is encoded by the exons ATGTTTGAACAAGCCCAGATTCAGGAATTCAAAGAA GCCTTCAGCTGCATTGACCAGAATCGCGATGGCATCATCTGCAAGTCAGACCTGAAGGAGACCTACTCCCAGCTCG GGCGGGTAAGTGTCCCAGAGGAGGAACTGGAAGCCATGCTTCAGGAAGGGAAGGGCCCCATCAACTTCACCGTCTTTCTCACGCTCTTCGGGGAGAAACTCAACG GGACAGACCCTGAGGAAGCCATCCTGGGCGCTTTCCGAATGTTTGACCCCAGCGGCCAGGGGGTGGTGAACAAGGATGA GTTCAAGCAGCTTCTCCTGACCCAGGCAGACAAGTTCTCTCCTGCTGAG GTGGAGCAGCTGTTTGCCCTGACACCCATGGACCTGGCAGGCAACATCGACTACAAGTCCCTCTGCTATATCATCACCCATGGGGATGAGAAAGAGGAGTAG